A genomic region of Gadus macrocephalus chromosome 5, ASM3116895v1 contains the following coding sequences:
- the LOC132458288 gene encoding tandem C2 domains nuclear protein isoform X2, with translation MECLKMCCKDHLVKESEPEKRGIQVKMPQGEICREMPRSIGISEDYLLSKMPLDGREVPFVLPTFQPTYIQPRGPGYPHAPPGPQSSARIRYAERKAELSAHQSPGYGSTETSFHPDQKAAFMSPGSARRDTLQQNRIPAPQGPVCELRAGQQRLSSSLMDLSRPLGRMQRFDSVSSVQSNTSSMMSSMQSSLESIGLSGDEGEPGKVCVRVSYQEKLEQVWITLVQCSDLTLPGVAVDQQRIQFKGIITTSKPVQFKSSVKDYVPDVEFMETFVFALRLQKLHSSTLVLRLQTLSPKKRSVAQCVLPLRRLGPQETEHWLELRPASSKSPVCHAELHVATCFQAVSSRVQVQVIAAQNLPTSSSPLSQVFFVKVELQRLERPTTTKKTKALKASDGTCQWAETLHFLLPPLDHDSTLAVKLYSRSSVRRKQYLGEVLLGLNSAAPAAAEQWRNTLAQPEIHVAAWHRLSRS, from the exons ATGGAATGCCTCAAGATGTGCTGCAAAGACCACCTGGTCAAGGAGTCGGAGCCGGAGAAGCGAG GGATCCAGGTGAAGATGCCCCAAGGAGAGATCTGCAGGGAGATGCCGCGGTCCATCGGGATCTCGGAGGACTACCTGCTGTCCAAGATGCCCCTGGACGGGCGCGAGGTGCCGTTCGTCCTGCCCACCTTCCAGCCCACCTACATCCAGCCGCGGGGCCCCGGGTACCCCCACGCACCGCCGGGACCCCAGA GTTCAGCAAGGATCAGGTACGCAGAGAGGAAGGCAGAGCTCTCGGCCCACCAAAGTCCGGGCTACGGCAGCACCGAGACCAGCTTCCACCCGGACCAGAAGGCCGCGTTCATGTCCCCCGGGTCGGCCCGCCGCGACACGCTCCAGCAGAACCGCATCCCGGCGCCTCAAGGCCCAG TGTGTGAGCTGAGGGCTGGGCAGCAGAGGCTGAGCAGCTCCCTGATGGACCTCTCCAGGCCTCTGGGCCGCATGCAG AGGTTCGACTCGGTGTCCAGCGTCCAGAGCAACACCTCCTCCATGATGAGCTCCATGCAAAGCAGTCTGG AGTCCATCGGCCTATCGGGGGACGAGGGGGAACCAGGCAAGGTGTGTGTCCGGGTGAGCTACCAGGAGAAGCTGGAGCAGGTGTGGATCACCCTGGTCCAG TGCTCGGACCTGACCCTACCGGGGGTCGCCGTGGACCAGCAGAGGATCCAGTTCAAAGGGATCATCACCACCTCCAAACCGGTCCAGTTTAAAAGCTCCGTCAAGGACTACGTTCCG GACGTGGAGTTCATGGAGACGTTTGTGTTCGCGCTGCGGCTGCAGAAGCTGCACAGCAGTACTCTGGTGCTTCGGCTGCAGACCCTCAGCCCCAAGAAGCGCTCCGTGGCCCAGTGTGTCCTTCCACTGCGTCGACTAGGGCCCCAGGAGACGGAGCACTGGCTGGAGCTACGCCCCGCCTCCTCCAAGTCCCCG GTGTGCCACGCGGAGCTGCATGTGGCCACGTGCTTCCAGGCCGTCAGCAGTCGAGTCCAGGTGCAGGTCATCGCTGCCCAgaacctccccacctcctcctcccccctctcccagg TGTTCTTCGTGAAGGTGGAGCTTCAGCGGCTGGAGCGACCAACCACGACCAAGAAGACCAAGGCCCTGAAGGCCTCAGACGGCACCTGTCAGTGGGCGGAGACTCTCCACTTCCTGTTGCCGCCGTTAGACCACGACTCCACGCTGGCGGTCAAACTGTACAGCCGCAGCTCCGTCCGTAGGAAGCAGTACCTGGGAGAG GTCCTGCTGGGGCTGAACAGCGCGGCCCCAGCGGCCGCCGAGCAGTGGAGGAACACGCTGGCTCAGCCCGAGATCCATGTGGCCGCCTGGCACAGGCTGAGCAGGTCGTAG
- the plek2 gene encoding pleckstrin-2 isoform X1 gives MEKKSTALKEGFLVKRGHLVRNWKARWFVLTPDQLLYYKYEGSKRDSCQRGRIMLRGCEVTCPYLENESRPLVFKLRTQSSVDHFLEACSREERDEWATAISGAVQDLRQADGGAVGPQDPTSTQQHLQDINLSQVVDSMYDVHSGIKMTNHVDQGSTYSNCFSGSAVVDWLVFSGAVLSRADAVTLASAVMEEGFVCPLGHRSVEALRTAGLTEQFLDDSSALYCFAETFKKRGSVKAETSLAAVELSGHVTRRGYLLKQGHQRKNWKVRLFVLRSEPSFLHYYDPSKNDVIPAGGFPLRGCLVSALHDNGVPSGVKGEVQGNLFKIITKSNTHYYIQAPTQADKMAWIDAIRKEV, from the exons ATGGAAAAGAAGAGCACGGCGCTAAAAGAGGGCTTTCTGGTGAAAAGA ggtCACCTGGTGCGTAACTGGAAGGCGCGCTGGTTCGTGCTGACCCCGGACCAGCTGCTCTACTACAAGTACGAGGGCAGCAAGCGGGACTCGTGCCAGCGGGGGCGGATCATGCTGCGGGGCTGCGAGGTCACATGCCCCTACCTGGAGAACGAGAGCCGCccg CTGGTGTTCAAACTGAGGACCCAGAGCTCAGTGGATCACTTCCTGGAGGCGTGTTCccgggaggagagagatgagtgGGCCACCGCCATCAGCGGCGCGGTGCAGGACCTCCGTCAGGCTGACGGGGGGGCGGTCGGCCCCCaggaccccacctccacccagcagcacctccaggACATCAACCTCAG tcAGGTGGTGGACTCCATGTATGACGTCCACAGTGGCATCAAAATGACCAACCACGTTGATCAAGGCAGCACCTACAGCAACTGCTTCTCAG GCTCGGCGGTGGTGGACTGGCTGGTGTTCTCGGGGGCCGTGCTGAGCCGGGCGGATGCGGTGACGCTGGCGTCggcggtgatggaggagggcttTGTGTGCCCGCTGGGCCACCGGAGCGTGGAGGCGCTGCGGACCGCCGGCCTCACGGAGCAGTTCCTGGACGACTCCTCCGCCCTCTACTGCTTC GCGGAGACCTTTAAGAAGCGCGGCAGCGTGAAGGCGGAGACGTCGCTGGCGGCGGTGGAACTCAGCGGTCATGTGACCCGGAGGGGCTACCTGCTCAAACAG gGCCACCAGAGAAAGAACTGGAAGGTGCGTCTCTTCGTCCTGCGCTCAGAGCCCTCCTTCCTGCACTACTACGACCCCAGCAAG AATGACGTCATCCCGGCGGGCGGCTTCCCCCTCAGGGGGTGTCTGGTGTCAGCTCTCCATGACAACGGTGTACCGTCAG gggtcaaaggtgaggTCCAGGGCAACCTGTTCAAGATCATCACCAAGTCCAACACCCACTACTACATCCAGGCTCCCACGCAGGCCGACAAGATGGCCTGGATCGACGCCATCAGGAAGGAGGTTTAG
- the LOC132458288 gene encoding tandem C2 domains nuclear protein isoform X1 yields MECLKMCCKDHLVKESEPEKRGIQVKMPQGEICREMPRSIGISEDYLLSKMPLDGREVPFVLPTFQPTYIQPRGPGYPHAPPGPQSSARIRYAERKAELSAHQSPGYGSTETSFHPDQKAAFMSPGSARRDTLQQNRIPAPQGPVCELRAGQQRLSSSLMDLSRPLGRMQQRFDSVSSVQSNTSSMMSSMQSSLESIGLSGDEGEPGKVCVRVSYQEKLEQVWITLVQCSDLTLPGVAVDQQRIQFKGIITTSKPVQFKSSVKDYVPDVEFMETFVFALRLQKLHSSTLVLRLQTLSPKKRSVAQCVLPLRRLGPQETEHWLELRPASSKSPVCHAELHVATCFQAVSSRVQVQVIAAQNLPTSSSPLSQVFFVKVELQRLERPTTTKKTKALKASDGTCQWAETLHFLLPPLDHDSTLAVKLYSRSSVRRKQYLGEVLLGLNSAAPAAAEQWRNTLAQPEIHVAAWHRLSRS; encoded by the exons ATGGAATGCCTCAAGATGTGCTGCAAAGACCACCTGGTCAAGGAGTCGGAGCCGGAGAAGCGAG GGATCCAGGTGAAGATGCCCCAAGGAGAGATCTGCAGGGAGATGCCGCGGTCCATCGGGATCTCGGAGGACTACCTGCTGTCCAAGATGCCCCTGGACGGGCGCGAGGTGCCGTTCGTCCTGCCCACCTTCCAGCCCACCTACATCCAGCCGCGGGGCCCCGGGTACCCCCACGCACCGCCGGGACCCCAGA GTTCAGCAAGGATCAGGTACGCAGAGAGGAAGGCAGAGCTCTCGGCCCACCAAAGTCCGGGCTACGGCAGCACCGAGACCAGCTTCCACCCGGACCAGAAGGCCGCGTTCATGTCCCCCGGGTCGGCCCGCCGCGACACGCTCCAGCAGAACCGCATCCCGGCGCCTCAAGGCCCAG TGTGTGAGCTGAGGGCTGGGCAGCAGAGGCTGAGCAGCTCCCTGATGGACCTCTCCAGGCCTCTGGGCCGCATGCAG CAGAGGTTCGACTCGGTGTCCAGCGTCCAGAGCAACACCTCCTCCATGATGAGCTCCATGCAAAGCAGTCTGG AGTCCATCGGCCTATCGGGGGACGAGGGGGAACCAGGCAAGGTGTGTGTCCGGGTGAGCTACCAGGAGAAGCTGGAGCAGGTGTGGATCACCCTGGTCCAG TGCTCGGACCTGACCCTACCGGGGGTCGCCGTGGACCAGCAGAGGATCCAGTTCAAAGGGATCATCACCACCTCCAAACCGGTCCAGTTTAAAAGCTCCGTCAAGGACTACGTTCCG GACGTGGAGTTCATGGAGACGTTTGTGTTCGCGCTGCGGCTGCAGAAGCTGCACAGCAGTACTCTGGTGCTTCGGCTGCAGACCCTCAGCCCCAAGAAGCGCTCCGTGGCCCAGTGTGTCCTTCCACTGCGTCGACTAGGGCCCCAGGAGACGGAGCACTGGCTGGAGCTACGCCCCGCCTCCTCCAAGTCCCCG GTGTGCCACGCGGAGCTGCATGTGGCCACGTGCTTCCAGGCCGTCAGCAGTCGAGTCCAGGTGCAGGTCATCGCTGCCCAgaacctccccacctcctcctcccccctctcccagg TGTTCTTCGTGAAGGTGGAGCTTCAGCGGCTGGAGCGACCAACCACGACCAAGAAGACCAAGGCCCTGAAGGCCTCAGACGGCACCTGTCAGTGGGCGGAGACTCTCCACTTCCTGTTGCCGCCGTTAGACCACGACTCCACGCTGGCGGTCAAACTGTACAGCCGCAGCTCCGTCCGTAGGAAGCAGTACCTGGGAGAG GTCCTGCTGGGGCTGAACAGCGCGGCCCCAGCGGCCGCCGAGCAGTGGAGGAACACGCTGGCTCAGCCCGAGATCCATGTGGCCGCCTGGCACAGGCTGAGCAGGTCGTAG
- the si:ch211-10a23.2 gene encoding galectin-related protein A-like codes for MEDTDKKDHGEYSGVIKGGLRPSMKLVVMGIVNNKPKSMEVVVSSFPQQEEPEGDVGLQLKVNFPDKAVQRNARLAGKWGPSENTLSYFPFTAGESFKMEIVCEHQQFRILVDGQPQFSFTHRLTPLASLTALRVAGDLQLTKVA; via the exons ATGGAAGACACGGACAAAAAAGACCAT GGGGAATATAGCGGAGTGATAAAGGGCGGGCTGCGGCCCTCCATGAAGCTGGTTGTGATGGGGATCGTTAACAATAAACCCAAGAG CATGGAGGTGGTCGTGTCCAGTTTCCCCCAgcaggaggagccagagggcgACGTGGGCCTCCAGCTGAAAGTCAACTTCCCGGATAAAGCAGTCCAGCGGAACGCCCGTCTGGCTGGGAAGTGGGGTCCTTCCGAGAACACCCTGTCCTACTTCCCCTTCACCGCTGGAGAGTCCTTCAAG ATGGAGATCGTCTGCGAGCACCAGCAGTTCCGCATCCTGGTGGACGGCCAGCCGCAGTTCAGCTTCACCCACCGCCTCACACCCCTGGCCTCGCTCACCGCCCTCAGGGTGGCTGGGGATCTGCAGCTAACCAAGGTGGCCTAA
- the plek2 gene encoding pleckstrin-2 isoform X2, translating to MEKKSTALKEGFLVKRGHLVRNWKARWFVLTPDQLLYYKYEGSKRDSCQRGRIMLRGCEVTCPYLENESRPLVFKLRTQSSVDHFLEACSREERDEWATAISGAVQDLRQADGGAVGPQDPTSTQQHLQDINLSQVVDSMYDVHSGIKMTNHVDQGSTYSNCFSGSAVVDWLVFSGAVLSRADAVTLASAVMEEGFVCPLGHRSVEALRTAGLTEQFLDDSSALYCFAETFKKRGSVKAETSLAAVELSGHVTRRGYLLKQGHQRKNWKNDVIPAGGFPLRGCLVSALHDNGVPSGVKGEVQGNLFKIITKSNTHYYIQAPTQADKMAWIDAIRKEV from the exons ATGGAAAAGAAGAGCACGGCGCTAAAAGAGGGCTTTCTGGTGAAAAGA ggtCACCTGGTGCGTAACTGGAAGGCGCGCTGGTTCGTGCTGACCCCGGACCAGCTGCTCTACTACAAGTACGAGGGCAGCAAGCGGGACTCGTGCCAGCGGGGGCGGATCATGCTGCGGGGCTGCGAGGTCACATGCCCCTACCTGGAGAACGAGAGCCGCccg CTGGTGTTCAAACTGAGGACCCAGAGCTCAGTGGATCACTTCCTGGAGGCGTGTTCccgggaggagagagatgagtgGGCCACCGCCATCAGCGGCGCGGTGCAGGACCTCCGTCAGGCTGACGGGGGGGCGGTCGGCCCCCaggaccccacctccacccagcagcacctccaggACATCAACCTCAG tcAGGTGGTGGACTCCATGTATGACGTCCACAGTGGCATCAAAATGACCAACCACGTTGATCAAGGCAGCACCTACAGCAACTGCTTCTCAG GCTCGGCGGTGGTGGACTGGCTGGTGTTCTCGGGGGCCGTGCTGAGCCGGGCGGATGCGGTGACGCTGGCGTCggcggtgatggaggagggcttTGTGTGCCCGCTGGGCCACCGGAGCGTGGAGGCGCTGCGGACCGCCGGCCTCACGGAGCAGTTCCTGGACGACTCCTCCGCCCTCTACTGCTTC GCGGAGACCTTTAAGAAGCGCGGCAGCGTGAAGGCGGAGACGTCGCTGGCGGCGGTGGAACTCAGCGGTCATGTGACCCGGAGGGGCTACCTGCTCAAACAG gGCCACCAGAGAAAGAACTGGAAG AATGACGTCATCCCGGCGGGCGGCTTCCCCCTCAGGGGGTGTCTGGTGTCAGCTCTCCATGACAACGGTGTACCGTCAG gggtcaaaggtgaggTCCAGGGCAACCTGTTCAAGATCATCACCAAGTCCAACACCCACTACTACATCCAGGCTCCCACGCAGGCCGACAAGATGGCCTGGATCGACGCCATCAGGAAGGAGGTTTAG